In a genomic window of Alphaproteobacteria bacterium:
- a CDS encoding flagellar hook assembly protein FlgD, which produces MTTTNNILGTGQGTGVAEATKASKAKDQLAADMNQFLTLLTTQLANQDPLSPMDSTEFTNQLVQYANVEQNIQTNENLENLIAVQQSAMTLSSANYIGKTVSVATDVLPLQGGKATFGYSFDAVPEQATVVITNSSGNIVKVLSPDLAEGTHAVEWDGKDDNGTQLADGAYKVQIMALKANGDAVTSDVVVTGKVTGVSVYGGEVTLKMGSASASLADVQSIDQSL; this is translated from the coding sequence ATGACGACCACAAACAACATTCTTGGAACCGGCCAGGGCACGGGCGTCGCCGAGGCGACCAAGGCTTCGAAGGCCAAGGACCAACTGGCCGCCGACATGAACCAGTTCCTGACCCTGCTGACGACGCAGCTGGCCAATCAAGACCCGCTGTCGCCCATGGACTCGACCGAATTCACCAATCAGTTGGTGCAGTACGCCAACGTCGAACAGAACATCCAGACCAACGAAAACCTGGAAAATCTGATCGCCGTGCAGCAGTCGGCCATGACGCTGTCCAGCGCCAACTACATCGGCAAGACGGTCAGCGTGGCCACCGACGTGTTGCCGCTGCAGGGCGGCAAGGCCACCTTCGGCTACAGTTTCGACGCCGTGCCCGAACAGGCGACGGTGGTGATCACCAACAGTTCCGGCAATATCGTGAAAGTGCTGTCGCCCGACCTGGCGGAAGGCACGCATGCCGTGGAATGGGACGGCAAGGACGACAATGGCACGCAGCTCGCCGACGGCGCCTACAAGGTTCAGATCATGGCGCTCAAGGCGAATGGCGACGCCGTCACTTCCGACGTCGTGGTTACGGGCAAGGTGACCGGCGTTTCCGTCTATGGCGGCGAAGTCACTTTGAAAATGGGCAGCGCCTCGGCGTCGCTTGCGGATGTTCAGTCGATCGATCAGTCCTTGTAA